ATTGGAATGCCGGTGATCCCAGCATTCGTCAATGAGGCAATCGTCGACCGTCAATGAGACTAAGCAGGACCTATGCCTAACGAAAAGAAGAAGCCCGAAGACTTCGTGGTCACAGACCGGCGCAAGTTCACCGAGGAAGGCGAGCGGCGGCCGGACGCGCACGAGACCGCCGAGCTGGACCCCTCGCAGATCCCCACCCCGCCGGAGAAGCCTCGCGCGGAAGGCGCGCAGGTAGTGCGCGAGGTGGCCTCGGCCGCCGACCTGGCGGGCGCGGTCCCGCCCAGCGCCGCGCAGCAGCAAGACGCGCAGCAAGCCTACGCGCGCGCCGGCCAGGAGGTGGACGCGCGCCTGGCCGCCGACCTGGGCGGCGTCCGTCCCCAGGACCTGCAGATCACCTTCGAGAAGCTGGCCACCACCCTCTACATGACCGCCATGCTGCAGTTGGGCATCCTGCACGAGCAAGGCCGGCAGCCGCGGGTCGACGTGCTGGGTGCGCGCCAGACCATCGAC
This portion of the Terriglobales bacterium genome encodes:
- a CDS encoding DUF1844 domain-containing protein, yielding MPNEKKKPEDFVVTDRRKFTEEGERRPDAHETAELDPSQIPTPPEKPRAEGAQVVREVASAADLAGAVPPSAAQQQDAQQAYARAGQEVDARLAADLGGVRPQDLQITFEKLATTLYMTAMLQLGILHEQGRQPRVDVLGARQTIDTLDLLREKTKGNLTPQESKFLDERLYELRLGYLEVLNAVMHPPESPPPAPGVKK